AGTAATCGAAGATTTGGCTTCCGAGCAGATGGCGTCCAACGCCCCATTCGTGACGGCGGCCTTTCTGCTCGAGCAAGTCATGGCCGCACATCAAATCGTCGAAATCCGCTACTTCGAAAGCGGCATGATTGAATCCGGGCCTGCCGGTACCCAGCAGAAACAAGGTGTGATGGTCGCTTGGAATCGGTCCTCGGTCACAGCGCAGAAATGCGCCGAGGACTCGCTCCGGAGACCCGAGATTGATTTCGTCTGAGGTTATGAAGCCAAAGCGCGATTTGTACCAGGCTTCCGAGGTGCGGAAGTTCGTCACGTTCAAAACACAGTGACCGAGGCGCTTCACATGGGAAGGCCCCCGGGCGAGGCGCTTGAGCGCGTCGAGCCGCGGCGTCCCGTAAGCGTCGTTGGTAGGTGTCCGCACAGGTGCGGCGATTCGATCGACTGGCGTTCGTCCGGCAATTACTTCGATCTGAAACCCATCAGGGTCGGTGAGCCGAACCACGGACCCCCCTCCAGGAACAACCAATGAAGCGATCGACGCCTTCTCTTCTCGAGCTAGCACTTCGAGGTCTGCTGTCGACGCAACTTCGAATCCGGCGGAGAGGAATCGCGGCTCGCCCCGATGCGCGACGTGAAGAAAGGGGTCGCCGTCGAGGCCACGCATGTAAAGCACGTCCGGGGTCCGTTCGGCGCGAAGCATCCCGAATTCAATTAGAAACGCTTCCATTTCATCCAGATCCGGCGCGCTGAATCTTACGTACGCTATGTCCTGAACCTTGATACCCATTCAGAGCTCCTTTTCGGCTTACGCGAGAATCGACTGGACCGCGTCGCGCGCGATTCGCTCGGCCTCAACCCGCTTGATCCCGAGCCCGTGAATGAGAACGGTGCCGAGTCCCTGCGCGAATTCGCGCACACGCTCGGGTGGGAGGTCGAGGGCGCGATTTACCCCTGTCACGAACACGCCCATCACGTATGCGACGACAACATCCTCCGAAGCCGCGACGATACGGCCTTGTGCCATACCTTCCGCAGCGTCGCGGCGGACTCCCGAGTTGATGGGCGCGGCGGGATCCGTTGCACGCGGGAATAGCCTCATCATCGCAGTCGCTTCCTGCTGGGCGCTAATGCCCAAGCGCAACACGCTACAGAATGCGCGGGCGATCCTTTGCACCGGCTCTCTGACGCCTACGTTTAGGCGCGCAATTTCGTTTTCAATCCGAGCTCGCGTGCGGGAGGCCAGTGCGCGTTCGAGGGCATCCTTGTCGGGGAAGTAGTTGTAGAAAGTTCCCCTGGCCACATCAGCGCCTTCCACTATTTCATCGACGCTCAGTGCATCCATGCTTCGTGAGTGGAGAAGC
The sequence above is drawn from the Candidatus Binataceae bacterium genome and encodes:
- a CDS encoding VOC family protein, translating into MGIKVQDIAYVRFSAPDLDEMEAFLIEFGMLRAERTPDVLYMRGLDGDPFLHVAHRGEPRFLSAGFEVASTADLEVLAREEKASIASLVVPGGGSVVRLTDPDGFQIEVIAGRTPVDRIAAPVRTPTNDAYGTPRLDALKRLARGPSHVKRLGHCVLNVTNFRTSEAWYKSRFGFITSDEINLGSPERVLGAFLRCDRGPIPSDHHTLFLLGTGRPGFNHAAFEVADFDDLMCGHDLLEQKGRRHEWGVGRHLLGSQIFDYWRDPWGHSLEHWTDGDLLDAAWGSRTATIQEVLGSQWGPPPPQTMGS
- a CDS encoding helix-turn-helix domain-containing protein yields the protein MYKSAKKVHYAETGPDRRAKKAPAQIGRRDRRKLATREALLNAANALLHSRSMDALSVDEIVEGADVARGTFYNYFPDKDALERALASRTRARIENEIARLNVGVREPVQRIARAFCSVLRLGISAQQEATAMMRLFPRATDPAAPINSGVRRDAAEGMAQGRIVAASEDVVVAYVMGVFVTGVNRALDLPPERVREFAQGLGTVLIHGLGIKRVEAERIARDAVQSILA